A single region of the Penaeus chinensis breed Huanghai No. 1 chromosome 41, ASM1920278v2, whole genome shotgun sequence genome encodes:
- the LOC125047714 gene encoding damage-control phosphatase ARMT1-like, with product MMADPQPLTGRRVGSFAYLTIKDRLPVILTKVIDFLCREKVSIGKQYGEAAQEGCKEVIGRLSQLKNEMQTNKPFRILQADPSASPHDDSDEYNRELEKFTIENEEQPKWFTAPWLYAECYMYARIHEAFYLCDPLRGFDPFLVQKQKALVDSKGAVDSLSKRVMTACNSASNFTQQLLKQHVIQLLEVCLWGNRCDLSISGGADRAQESDIFSSLDKLRPQILDNNADLLWQLLVSLPEDQRDLVLVLDNAGFELVSDLCFLTFLMESALATSVTIHTKTRPWFVSDTLHSDLMWTIEKLREFGDSNAEIANKWANYLSTGQWKISENKFWTQHHDFASMNELDPRLYSELCKASLIIFKGDLNYRKLTGDLDWSMNSSFQRSLRGFSPAPILVLRTAKGGPVVGLAPGVAERTAAVASDWNISGDYGLIQLCTGS from the exons ATGATGGCAGATCCACAGCCTCTGACAGGACGGCGTGTTGG AAGCTTTGCCTACCTGACCATAAAGGACCGTCTGCCAGTCATCCTCACCAAAGTCATTGATTTTCTCTGCCGTGAGAAAGTGTCCATAGGAAAGCAGTATGGAGAG GCAGCTCAGGAAGGGTGCAAGGAGGTTATTGGGAGACTCTCACAACTCAAGAATGAGATGCAGACCAACAAGCCGTTCAGGATACTGCAGGCGGATCCCTCAGCATCTCCCCATG ATGATTCCGATGAATACAACCGAGAGCTGGAGAAGTTTACCATTGAGAATGAGGAGCAACCCAAGTGGTTTACTGCACCCTGGCTCTACGCAGAGTGCTACATGTATGCCAGAATTCATGAGGCCTTTTATTTGTG TGATCCGCTGAGGGGATTCGACCCGTTCCTAGTGCAGAAGCAGAAGGCTCTCGTTGACTCTAAGGGGGCTGTGGACTCCCTGAGTAAGCGAGTCATGACAGCGTGCAACTCCGCCAGTAATTTTACACAACAGTTACTTAAGCAGCATGTCATTCAGCTATTGGAG GTCTGTCTATGGGGTAACAGGTGCGACCTTAGTATATCTGGTGGTGCGGACAGAGCGCAAGAGTCTGACATCTTCAGTTCACTAGACAAATTGCGACCGCAGATCCTCGACAACAATGCTGACTTGCTGTGGCAGCTCTTAGTGTCACTTCCTGAGGACCAGAGAGATCTAG tGTTAGTGTTAGACAATGCAGGGTTTGAGCTGGTGAGTGACCTTTGCTTCCTGACATTCCTGATGGAGTCGGCGCTGGCTACGTCCGTCACCATACACACCAAGACACGGCCGTGGTTTGTGTCGGACACCTTGCATTCGGACCTGATGTGGACCATCGAGAAACTTAG AGAGTTTGGAGACTCCAATGCCGAGATAGCCAACAAGTGGGCGAATTACCTGTCCACTGGCCAGTGGAAAATTAGTGAGAACAAGTTCTGGACGCAACATCACGACTTTGCCTCCATGAATGAGCTTGATCCACGGCTCTATTCGGAGCTCTGCAAAGCGTCCTTAATTATATTTAAG ggGGATCTCAATTATCGCAAGCTCACAGGGGACCTGGACTGGTCAATGAACTCGAGCTTCCAGCGTAGCCTCCGGGGTTTCTCCCCAGCCCCGATCCTGGTCCTGAGAACAGCCAAGGGAGGGCCTGTGGTAGGCCTTGCCCCAGGGGTGGCAGAGAGAACAGCTGCAGTTGCGAGCGACTGGAACATCAGCGGGGATTATGGCTTGATCCAGCTGTGCACCGGCTCTTGA